From the Lampris incognitus isolate fLamInc1 chromosome 6, fLamInc1.hap2, whole genome shotgun sequence genome, one window contains:
- the znf319b gene encoding zinc finger protein 319, with the protein MANWTTSPAKLNPYTRARMTEAWQQHAVAPPPVVHTIPPGAENALGCAVYGIVLQPDPPSLQQQQQPSLQVGTEGGHKCGACGHDISHLANPHEHQCMVSQDRSFQCTQCMKIFHQATDLLEHQCVQVEQKPFVCGVCKMGFSLLTSLAQHHTSHNSTNPMKCSICEKTYRPGSSGNATPTTSATSAQQPNSDGASASGSASTLPFPSARDRPYKCSVCQKGFKHLSELTRHERVHTGEKPFKCDTCDKAFSQSSHLAHHQRTHSNERPFKCAVCEKSFKHRSHLVRHMYAHSGEHLFKCNLCELHFKESSELLHHPCHPQGARPFRCATCGKGFKRPSDLRQHERTHSEERPFHCDECQMSFKQQYALVRHRRTHKDPTDRPFKCNLCDKGFMQPSHLLYHQHVHGMDNLFKCASCQKEFSQSGELLRHKCGESSSNSPDKPYKCDVCGKGYKKSSTLQRHQNSHCQEKPLKCSLCDRRFLSSSEFVQHRCDPSREKPLKCPDCEKRFKYSSDLNRHRRVHTGEKPYKCANCNKGFKQREHLTKHQSTHSREGQFKCVWCGERFSDLGSLQDHTVQHTAEGGGYPVPPCI; encoded by the exons ATGGCAAA TTGGACCACATCACCTGCCAAACTGAATCCCTACACACGAGCCCGGATGACAGAGGCCTGGCAGCAGCATGCTGTCGCTCCACCTCCAGTTGTCCACACCATACCGCCGGGTGCTGAGAATGCACTGGGTTGTGCTGTCTATGGCATTGTACTGCAGCCAGACCCTCCATCTCTACAGCAGCAGCAG CAGCCCTCACTGCAGGTAGGAACTGAAGGAGGGCACAAGTGTGGAGCCTGTGGGCATGACATCTCCCATTTGGCCAACCCACATGAGCACCAGTGCATGGTCAGTCAGGACAGGTCGTTCCAGTGCACCCAGTGTATGAAGATCTTCCACCAGGCTACAGACTTGCTGGAGCATCAGTGTGTTCAGGTGGAGCAGAAACCCTTTGTATGTGGTGTGTGCAAGATGGGCTTCTCCCTGCTCACTTCTTTGGCACAGCACCACACatcccacaacagcaccaacccaATGAAGTGCTCAATCTGTGAGAAGACCTACCGACCTGGTTCCTCTGGCAATGCAACACCCACTACATCAGCAACCAGTGCACAGCAGCCTAACAGTGACGGGGCATCAGCCAGCGGCAGTGCTTCCACGCTGCCCTTTCCTTCTGCCCGGGATCGGCCGTACAAATGTTCTGTATGCCAGAAGGGCTTCAAGCACCTGTCGGAGCTAACACGCCATGAGCGGGtgcatacaggagagaagccctTTAAATGTGACACTTGTGACAAGGCCTTCAGCCAGTCATCTCATCTGGCCCACCACCAGCGCACACACAGCAATGAGCGCCCCTTCAAGTGTGCTGTTTGCGAGAAGAGCTTCAAGCATCGTTCCCACCTGGTGCGCCATATGTATGCCCATTCTGGGGAGCACTTGTTTAAATGTAACCTGTGTGAGCTGCATTTCAAAGAATCATCTGAGCTCCTTCACCATCCTTGCCACCCACAGGGTGCCCGCCCCTTCCGCTGTGCCACTTGTGGAAAGGGCTTCAAGCGCCCATCTGATCTGCGCCAGCATGAGCGCACGCACTCAGAGGAGCGGCCCTTCCACTGTGATGAGTGCCAGATGAGCTTCAAGCAGCAGTATGCGCTTGTGCGCCATCGACGCACACACAAGGACCCCACAGACCGGCCTTTCAAGTGCAACCTGTGTGATAAAGGCTTTATGCAGCCCTCTCACTTGCTATATCACCAGCATGTCCACGGAATGGACAACCTGTTCAAGTGTGCCTCCTGCCAGAAAGAATTCAGCCAGTCGGGAGAGTTGCTCAGACACAAGTGTGGCGAGTCATCCTCTAACTCACCTGACAAGCCATACAAATGCGACGTATGCGGGAAGGGCTACAAGAAGAGCTCCACGTTGCAGCGCCACCAGAATTCCCACTGCCAGGAGAAGCCCCTGAAGTGCTCGCTCTGTGATCGtcgcttcctctcctcctcagaaTTCGTCCAGCACCGTTGTGACCCATCGCGTGAGAAGCCTCTCAAGTGCCCCGATTGTGAGAAACGCTTCAAATACTCTTCAGACCTAAACCGCCACCGacgcgtgcacacaggggagaagcCGTACAAATGTGCCAACTGCAACAAGGGATTCAAACAGCGGGAACACCTTACTAAGCACCAGAGCACTCACTCCAGAGAAGGCCAGTTCAAGTGTGTTTGGTGTGGCGAGCGTTTCAGCGACCTTGGTTCCCTACAGGatcacacagtacagcacacagcTGAGGGAGGCGGCTACCCTGTGCCCCCTTGCATATAA
- the usb1 gene encoding U6 snRNA phosphodiesterase 1 — protein sequence MLVGYSSSSDEENEPEGARADSDARSRRRPRTCQEDSDNDDDTLARKTLKTEEQIPKTRLPVPGCLISMFPEEVDHQTEDCSLHGGRIRSFRHERGNWATYVYLPYNPDEEFAELLEDILSAATAHGVALTQQEEFHLSLSQTVVLRHHWIQPFIERLRTGLAHRKKFVCAAGRLRVYCNAERTRTFLGMEVCTGHAQLLEIVEVVDKIMTEFSLDTFYKDPSFHLSLAWCTGDRTEQMKECLHELQSLIDDHEEGPFLLKLECKELCCKAGNKIFSFLFGS from the exons ATGCTGGTTGGCTACAGCAGCAGCTCCGACGAGGAGAACGAGCCTGAAGGTGCGCGAGCAGATTCAGACGCTAGAAGCAGAAGACGCCCGAGGACCTGTCAAGAAGATAGCGATAACGATGATGACACCTTAGCGAGGAAGACGCTCAAAACAGAGGAGCAGATCCCCaaaacaag GCTGCCTGTTCCTGGTTGCCTAATCTCCATGTTTCCAGAGGAGGTGGACCATCAGACTGAAGACTGCTCCCTTCATGGTGGACGCATCCGCTCTTTCAGACATGAGAGGGGAAACTGGGCAACttatgtatatttgccat ACAATCCAGATGAGGAGTTTGCAGAGCTGTTGGAAGATATACTGTCTGCTGCAACAGCTCACGGAGTGGCTTTAACTCAGCAGGAGGAGTTTCACCTCAGTCTGTCTCAAACAGTGGTGTTGAGACACCACTGGATCCAGCCTTTCATAGAGAGGCTCAGGACAGGCCTTGCCCACCGTAAAAA ATTTGTGTGTGCAGCAGGAAGACTCAGGGTCTACTGTAATGCTGAGAGGACCAG GACATTCCTTGGTATGGAAGTTTGTACTGGGCATGCTCAATTGTTGGAGATAGTAGAAGTGGTAGACAAAATCATGACAGAGTTCAGCCTGGACACTTTCTATAAG GATCCATCTTTCCATCTGAGTCTGGCATGGTGCACTGGAGACCGGACGGAGCAGATGAAGGAATGCCTTCACGAGCTTCAG AGTCTTATCGATGACCATGAGGAGGGGCCCTTCCTTCTGAAGCTGGAGTGTAAGGAGCTTTGCTGCAAGGCGGGAAACAAGATCTTCAGCTTCCTTTTTGGGTCCTAA